The following coding sequences lie in one Phalacrocorax carbo chromosome 3, bPhaCar2.1, whole genome shotgun sequence genomic window:
- the PDE7B gene encoding 3',5'-cyclic-AMP phosphodiesterase 7B isoform X3, with product MNPAILQILPASGKCWCCLWAAYGEIHGKSCTDTTLSGEIGTKKKVKRLLSFQRYFHASRLLRGIVPQASLYLLDEDYLGQARHMLSKVGMWDFDIFLFDRLTNGNSLVTLLCHLFNVHGLIHHFQLDMVTLHRFLVMVQEDYHSQNPYHNAVHAADVTQAMHCYLREPKLANFLTPSDIMLGLLAAAAHDVDHPGVNQPFLIKTKHHLASLYQNVSVLENHHWRSTIGMLRESRLLAHLPKEVTQDIEQQLGSLILATDINRQNEFLIRLKSHLDNQDLRLEDAQDRHFMLQIALKCADICNPCRLWDLSKQWSERVCEEFYRQGDLEQKFELEISPLCNQQKDTIPSIQIGFMTYIVEPLFERWAQFTGDTPLSGNMLNHLRRNKAKWRSLLHKQHSSSRSNDHSGQVTGSQEQTLNEEETP from the exons ATACTACACTCTCAGGGGAAATCGGCAccaagaaaaaagtgaaaagactGTTAAGTTTCCAGAGGTATTTCCATGCATCCCGGTTACTGCGTGGAATTGTACCGCAAGCCTCTCTGTACCTACTGGATGAGGACTACCTTGGGCAAGCAAGG CATATGCTATCCAAGGTGGGAATGTGGgattttgacattttcttgtTTGACCGCTTGACAAATG GAAACAGTCTCGTAACACTGCTTTGTCACCTCTTCAATGTGCATGGACTTATTCACCATTTCCAGTTAGATATGGTTACATTACACAGGTTTTTAG TTATGGTTCAAGAAGATTACCATAGCCAAAACCCGTACCACAATGCTGTCCATGCTGCTGATGTCACACAAGCTATGCACTGCTATCTGAGGGAGCCCAAG CTTGCCAACTTCCTCACCCCATCGGACATCATGCTCGGACTGCTAGCTGCTGCAGCTCATGACGTGGATCATCCAGGGGTCAACCAGCCCTTTCTGATCAAAACTAAACATCACCTTGCCAGCCTGTACCAG AATGTTTCTGTGCTAGAAAATCATCACTGGCGATCTACGATAGGCATGCTTCGAGAGTCACGGCTCCTCGCCCATCTGCCCAAGGAGGTGAC ACAGGACAttgagcagcagctgggctctCTGATCTTGGCAACAGACATCAACAGGCAGAATGAGTTTTTGATCCGTCTGAAATCTCACCTTGACAATCAGGATTTGAGactggaagatgcacaagacAGACATTTTATGCTTCAG aTTGCACTCAAGTGTGCTGACATTTGCAACCCTTGCCGGCTCTGGGATCTGAGCAAACAGTGGAGCGAACGGGTCTGTGAAGAGTTTTACCGGCAAG GTGACCTGGAACAAAAATTTGAACTGGAAATAAGCCCCCTGTGCAATCAGCAGAAGGATACAATACCAAGCATACAGATCG GGTTCATGACGTACATCGTAGAGCCACTCTTTGAGAGGTGGGCCCAGTTTACAGGCGATACCCCCCTATCTGGAAATATGCTAAACCATCTCAGGAGGAACAAGGCCAAGTGGAGGAGTTTGCTCCACAAGCAACACAGCAGTAGTAGGAGCAATGACCACTCAGGTCAAGTGACTGGCAGCCAAGAACAGACTTTAAATGAAGAAGAGACTCCTTAG